The proteins below come from a single Corylus avellana chromosome ca3, CavTom2PMs-1.0 genomic window:
- the LOC132176448 gene encoding uncharacterized protein LOC132176448 (The sequence of the model RefSeq protein was modified relative to this genomic sequence to represent the inferred CDS: added 52 bases not found in genome assembly), with amino-acid sequence MEAAPNSGVLSPETILVGSYYKMNRRKKDFGIGDNESEFYDGKMKKNEQSMSSASMTSSVKEDMEPVQCRCGLTSPIITSTTIKNPGRRFYGCAMYDRKKKAGQCPFFQWYDKETCARGREVLPALYKQVHSLKCEVSLLRGKLKIQTYLLVFLLVICVLLICLRLMGH; translated from the exons gttcatattataagatgaacaggaggaagaaagatttcGGGATAGGAGACAATGAAAGCGAATTCTACGATGGaaagatgaaaaag AATGAGCAGTCAATGTCGTCGGCATCTATGACATCATCGGTGAAAGAGGATATGGAACCTGTGCAGTGTAGGTGCGGACTTACAAgcccaattataacatccactactataaaaaatcctgggaggcgattctatgggtgtgctatgtatgaccgtaaaaag AAAGCTGGCCAATGTCCTTTTTTCCAATGGTATGACAAAGAAACCTGTGCTCGCGGAAGGGAGGTCCTACCTGCGCTGTATAAACAAGTTCATTCCCTGAAATGTGAAGTGTCATTACTTAGGGGCAAACTAAAGATCCAAacatatttgttggtttttttgttggtgatttgtgtactgttgatttgtctaaggttgatggggcattga